CTGAGCGCCGTGCTGCGCGATCAGCAGTTCCGCTGGCTGGCCCTGCTGGGGTTGGGGGCCTGCCTGGTGCGGCTGGTGGCGATCGACATGGCCCAGGCGGATTTGGGACTCCGTGGCGTGGTGTTCATCGGCGTGGGGCTGCTGATGCTGGCGATGAACGCCATCTACAACCGCTTCCGGGCCCGCTTCAACTCCGGCCGGTGAGGGCTCAGGCCACCAGGTAGCCCTCCAGGCGGCGGGAATGGGAGCGGATGCCGTCGAGGGCGCGGCGTTCGAGGTTGCGGGTCTTGTCGCGGCTCATGCCGAGGGAGCGGGCGATGCCGGTGAGGCTCATCGGTTCTTCGCCATCGAGCCCGAAGCGCATCTTCAGCACATCGCGCTGCAACTCCGGCAGTTGCTCCAGCAGTGCCCGCATATCCCCCCTCAGGCATTCGCTGTCCACGCTCTCCTCCGGCAGCGTCCCGTCCCCCTGCAGCAGATCCAGCAGCTCCGTATCTTCCCCGTCGCCCACCTTCGTTTCCAGGCTCACCGGCTGCCGTGCTCGGCACAGCAGATCCTTCACCTCCT
The sequence above is drawn from the Synechococcus sp. MW101C3 genome and encodes:
- a CDS encoding sigma factor-like helix-turn-helix DNA-binding protein, producing EVKDLLCRARQPVSLETKVGDGEDTELLDLLQGDGTLPEESVDSECLRGDMRALLEQLPELQRDVLKMRFGLDGEEPMSLTGIARSLGMSRDKTRNLERRALDGIRSHSRRLEGYLVA